In Symphalangus syndactylus isolate Jambi chromosome 6, NHGRI_mSymSyn1-v2.1_pri, whole genome shotgun sequence, a genomic segment contains:
- the THAP5 gene encoding THAP domain-containing protein 5 isoform X3 has translation MTRFPLHDKERLEKWLKNMKRDSWVPSKYQFLCSDHFTPDSLDIRWGIRYLKQTAVPTIFSLPEDNQGKDPSKNKSQKKNLEDEKEVCPKAKSEESFVLNETKKNIVNTNVPPQHPELLHSSSLVKPPAPKTGSIQNNMLTLNQVKQHTGKPESTLETSVNQDTGIGGFHTRFENLNSTTITLTTSNSESIHQSLETQEALEVTTSHHANPNFTSNTMEIKSAQENPFLFSTINQTVEELNTNKESVIAIFVPAENAKSSVNSFISAQKETTEVEDTDIEDSLYKDVDYGTEVLQIEHSYCRQDINKEHLWQKVSKLHSKITLLELKEQQTLGRLKSLEALIRQLKQENWLSEENVKIIENHFTTYEVTMI, from the exons atGACTAG attTCCTCTACATGACAAAGAAAGACTGGAAAAGTGGTTAAAGAATATGAAGCGAGATTCATGGGTTCCCAGTAAATACCAGTTTCTATGTAGTGACCATTTTACTCCTGACTCTCTTGACATCAGATGGGGTATTCGATATTTAAAACAAACTGCAGTTCCAACAATATTTTCTTTGCCTGAAGACAATCAG ggAAAAGACCCTTCTAAGAACAAATCCCAGAAGAAAAACTtggaagatgagaaagaagtatGCCCAAAAGCCAAgtcagaagaatcatttgtattaaatgagacaaagaaaaatatagttaACACAAATGTGCCCCCTCAACATCCAGAATTACTTCATTCATCTTCCTTGGTAAAGCCACCAGCTCCCAAAACAGGAAGTATACAAAATAACATGTTAACTCTTAATCAAGTTAAACAACATACTGGGAAACCAGAATCTACCTTGGAAACATCAGTTAACCAAGATACAGGTATAGGTGGTTTTCACACACGTTTTGAGAATCTAAATTCTACAACTATTACTTTGACAACTTCAAATTCAGAAAGTATTCATCAATCTTTGGAAACCCAAGAAGCTCTTGAAGTAACTACCAGTCATCATGCTAATCCAAACTTTACAAGTAATACCATGGAAATAAAGTCAGCACAGGAAAATCCATTCTTATTCAGCACAATTAATCAAACAGTTGAAGAATTAAACACAAATAAAGAATCTGTGATTGCCATTTTTGTACCTGCCGAAAATGCTAAATCttcagttaattcttttatatctGCACAAAAAGAAACCACGGAAGTGGAAGACACAGACATTGAAGACTCCTTGTATAAAGATGTAGACTATGGGACAGAAGTTTTACAAATCGAACATTCTTACTGCAGACAAGACATAAATAAGGAACATCTTTGGCAGAAAGTCTCTAAGCTACATTCAAAGATAACTCTTCTAGAGTTAAAAGAGCAACAAACTCTAGGTAGATTGAAGTCTTTGGAAGCTCTTATAAGGCAGCTAAAGCAGGAAAACTGGTTATCTGAAGAAAATGTCAAGATTATAGAAAACCATTTTACAACATATGAAGTCACTATGATATAG
- the THAP5 gene encoding THAP domain-containing protein 5 isoform X2, giving the protein MPVISATREAEAGELLEHGRWKLKFPLHDKERLEKWLKNMKRDSWVPSKYQFLCSDHFTPDSLDIRWGIRYLKQTAVPTIFSLPEDNQGKDPSKNKSQKKNLEDEKEVCPKAKSEESFVLNETKKNIVNTNVPPQHPELLHSSSLVKPPAPKTGSIQNNMLTLNQVKQHTGKPESTLETSVNQDTGIGGFHTRFENLNSTTITLTTSNSESIHQSLETQEALEVTTSHHANPNFTSNTMEIKSAQENPFLFSTINQTVEELNTNKESVIAIFVPAENAKSSVNSFISAQKETTEVEDTDIEDSLYKDVDYGTEVLQIEHSYCRQDINKEHLWQKVSKLHSKITLLELKEQQTLGRLKSLEALIRQLKQENWLSEENVKIIENHFTTYEVTMI; this is encoded by the exons atgcctgtgatctcagctactcgggaagctgaggcaggagaattgcttgaacacgggaggtggaagttgaa attTCCTCTACATGACAAAGAAAGACTGGAAAAGTGGTTAAAGAATATGAAGCGAGATTCATGGGTTCCCAGTAAATACCAGTTTCTATGTAGTGACCATTTTACTCCTGACTCTCTTGACATCAGATGGGGTATTCGATATTTAAAACAAACTGCAGTTCCAACAATATTTTCTTTGCCTGAAGACAATCAG ggAAAAGACCCTTCTAAGAACAAATCCCAGAAGAAAAACTtggaagatgagaaagaagtatGCCCAAAAGCCAAgtcagaagaatcatttgtattaaatgagacaaagaaaaatatagttaACACAAATGTGCCCCCTCAACATCCAGAATTACTTCATTCATCTTCCTTGGTAAAGCCACCAGCTCCCAAAACAGGAAGTATACAAAATAACATGTTAACTCTTAATCAAGTTAAACAACATACTGGGAAACCAGAATCTACCTTGGAAACATCAGTTAACCAAGATACAGGTATAGGTGGTTTTCACACACGTTTTGAGAATCTAAATTCTACAACTATTACTTTGACAACTTCAAATTCAGAAAGTATTCATCAATCTTTGGAAACCCAAGAAGCTCTTGAAGTAACTACCAGTCATCATGCTAATCCAAACTTTACAAGTAATACCATGGAAATAAAGTCAGCACAGGAAAATCCATTCTTATTCAGCACAATTAATCAAACAGTTGAAGAATTAAACACAAATAAAGAATCTGTGATTGCCATTTTTGTACCTGCCGAAAATGCTAAATCttcagttaattcttttatatctGCACAAAAAGAAACCACGGAAGTGGAAGACACAGACATTGAAGACTCCTTGTATAAAGATGTAGACTATGGGACAGAAGTTTTACAAATCGAACATTCTTACTGCAGACAAGACATAAATAAGGAACATCTTTGGCAGAAAGTCTCTAAGCTACATTCAAAGATAACTCTTCTAGAGTTAAAAGAGCAACAAACTCTAGGTAGATTGAAGTCTTTGGAAGCTCTTATAAGGCAGCTAAAGCAGGAAAACTGGTTATCTGAAGAAAATGTCAAGATTATAGAAAACCATTTTACAACATATGAAGTCACTATGATATAG
- the DNAJB9 gene encoding dnaJ homolog subfamily B member 9, protein MATPQSIFIFAICILMITELILASKSYYDILGVPKSASERQIKKAFHKLAMKYHPDKNKSPDAEAKFREIAEAYETLSDANRRKEYDTLGHSAFTNGKGQRGSGSSFEQSFNFNFDDLFKDFGFFGQNQNARSKKHFENHFQTRQDGSSRQRHHFQEFSFGGGLFDDMFEDMEKMFSFSGFDSTNGHTVQTENRFHGSSKHCRTVTQRRGNMVTTYTDCSGQ, encoded by the exons ATGGCTACTCCCCAGTCAATTTTCATCTTtgcaatctgcattttaatgatAACAGAATTAATTCTGGCCTCAAAAAGCTACTATGATATCTTAGGTGTGCCAAAATCGGCATCAGAGCGCCAAATCAAGAAGGCCTTTCACAAGTTGGCCATGAAGTACCACCCTGACAAAAATAAGAGCCCGGATGCTGAAGCAAAATTCAGAGAGATTGCAGAAG CATATGAAACACTCTCAGATGCTAATAGACGAAAAGAGTATGATACTCTTGGACACAGTGCTTTTACTAACGGTAAAGGACAAAGAGGTAGTGGAAGTTCTTTTGAGCAGTCATTTAACTTCAATTTTGATGACTTATTTAAAGACTTCGGCTTTTTTGGTCAGAACCAAAATGCTCGATCCAAGAAGcattttgaaaatcatttccAGACACGCCAGGATGGTTCCAGTAGACAAAGGCATCATTTCCAAGAGTTTTCTTTTGGAGGTGGATTATTTGATGACATGTTtgaagatatggagaaaatgttttcttttagtggttTTGACTCTACCAATGGGCATACAGTACAGACTGAAAATAGGTTTCATGGCTCTAGCAAGCACTGCAGGACTGTCACTCAACGAAGAGGAAATATGGTTACTACATACACTGACTGTTCAGGACAGtag
- the THAP5 gene encoding THAP domain-containing protein 5 isoform X1, with the protein MPRYCAAICCKNRRGRNNKDRKLSFYPFPLHDKERLEKWLKNMKRDSWVPSKYQFLCSDHFTPDSLDIRWGIRYLKQTAVPTIFSLPEDNQGKDPSKNKSQKKNLEDEKEVCPKAKSEESFVLNETKKNIVNTNVPPQHPELLHSSSLVKPPAPKTGSIQNNMLTLNQVKQHTGKPESTLETSVNQDTGIGGFHTRFENLNSTTITLTTSNSESIHQSLETQEALEVTTSHHANPNFTSNTMEIKSAQENPFLFSTINQTVEELNTNKESVIAIFVPAENAKSSVNSFISAQKETTEVEDTDIEDSLYKDVDYGTEVLQIEHSYCRQDINKEHLWQKVSKLHSKITLLELKEQQTLGRLKSLEALIRQLKQENWLSEENVKIIENHFTTYEVTMI; encoded by the exons ATGCCCCGCTATTGCGCAGCGATTTGTTGTAAGAACCGCCGGGGACGAAACAATAAAGACCGGAAGCTGAGTTTTTATCC attTCCTCTACATGACAAAGAAAGACTGGAAAAGTGGTTAAAGAATATGAAGCGAGATTCATGGGTTCCCAGTAAATACCAGTTTCTATGTAGTGACCATTTTACTCCTGACTCTCTTGACATCAGATGGGGTATTCGATATTTAAAACAAACTGCAGTTCCAACAATATTTTCTTTGCCTGAAGACAATCAG ggAAAAGACCCTTCTAAGAACAAATCCCAGAAGAAAAACTtggaagatgagaaagaagtatGCCCAAAAGCCAAgtcagaagaatcatttgtattaaatgagacaaagaaaaatatagttaACACAAATGTGCCCCCTCAACATCCAGAATTACTTCATTCATCTTCCTTGGTAAAGCCACCAGCTCCCAAAACAGGAAGTATACAAAATAACATGTTAACTCTTAATCAAGTTAAACAACATACTGGGAAACCAGAATCTACCTTGGAAACATCAGTTAACCAAGATACAGGTATAGGTGGTTTTCACACACGTTTTGAGAATCTAAATTCTACAACTATTACTTTGACAACTTCAAATTCAGAAAGTATTCATCAATCTTTGGAAACCCAAGAAGCTCTTGAAGTAACTACCAGTCATCATGCTAATCCAAACTTTACAAGTAATACCATGGAAATAAAGTCAGCACAGGAAAATCCATTCTTATTCAGCACAATTAATCAAACAGTTGAAGAATTAAACACAAATAAAGAATCTGTGATTGCCATTTTTGTACCTGCCGAAAATGCTAAATCttcagttaattcttttatatctGCACAAAAAGAAACCACGGAAGTGGAAGACACAGACATTGAAGACTCCTTGTATAAAGATGTAGACTATGGGACAGAAGTTTTACAAATCGAACATTCTTACTGCAGACAAGACATAAATAAGGAACATCTTTGGCAGAAAGTCTCTAAGCTACATTCAAAGATAACTCTTCTAGAGTTAAAAGAGCAACAAACTCTAGGTAGATTGAAGTCTTTGGAAGCTCTTATAAGGCAGCTAAAGCAGGAAAACTGGTTATCTGAAGAAAATGTCAAGATTATAGAAAACCATTTTACAACATATGAAGTCACTATGATATAG
- the THAP5 gene encoding THAP domain-containing protein 5 isoform X4: MLTLNQVKQHTGKPESTLETSVNQDTGIGGFHTRFENLNSTTITLTTSNSESIHQSLETQEALEVTTSHHANPNFTSNTMEIKSAQENPFLFSTINQTVEELNTNKESVIAIFVPAENAKSSVNSFISAQKETTEVEDTDIEDSLYKDVDYGTEVLQIEHSYCRQDINKEHLWQKVSKLHSKITLLELKEQQTLGRLKSLEALIRQLKQENWLSEENVKIIENHFTTYEVTMI; the protein is encoded by the coding sequence ATGTTAACTCTTAATCAAGTTAAACAACATACTGGGAAACCAGAATCTACCTTGGAAACATCAGTTAACCAAGATACAGGTATAGGTGGTTTTCACACACGTTTTGAGAATCTAAATTCTACAACTATTACTTTGACAACTTCAAATTCAGAAAGTATTCATCAATCTTTGGAAACCCAAGAAGCTCTTGAAGTAACTACCAGTCATCATGCTAATCCAAACTTTACAAGTAATACCATGGAAATAAAGTCAGCACAGGAAAATCCATTCTTATTCAGCACAATTAATCAAACAGTTGAAGAATTAAACACAAATAAAGAATCTGTGATTGCCATTTTTGTACCTGCCGAAAATGCTAAATCttcagttaattcttttatatctGCACAAAAAGAAACCACGGAAGTGGAAGACACAGACATTGAAGACTCCTTGTATAAAGATGTAGACTATGGGACAGAAGTTTTACAAATCGAACATTCTTACTGCAGACAAGACATAAATAAGGAACATCTTTGGCAGAAAGTCTCTAAGCTACATTCAAAGATAACTCTTCTAGAGTTAAAAGAGCAACAAACTCTAGGTAGATTGAAGTCTTTGGAAGCTCTTATAAGGCAGCTAAAGCAGGAAAACTGGTTATCTGAAGAAAATGTCAAGATTATAGAAAACCATTTTACAACATATGAAGTCACTATGATATAG